The following proteins are co-located in the Halictus rubicundus isolate RS-2024b chromosome 1, iyHalRubi1_principal, whole genome shotgun sequence genome:
- the Reg gene encoding proteasome regulator gamma isoform X2 — protein MADTTAQKVQEYKDSLKTKAEQLLLKGFPEKIVKLNELLETPGFCNRKLSDVHQDLNVPIPDPIILNHSEDVPPTKKLKVDNSIDNTTGTKVMVLPNGPVPCNKPLCDLICIVKPYIRQLLEDSNLLKMWVSYLIPKIEDGNNFGVSIQEDTLAEIQSVESEAAAFFDQISRYFISRGKVISKVAKYPHISDYRRAVQELDEKEYVSLWLVMCEVRNRYCSLHDLVIKNLEKIKKPRSSNAQSLY, from the exons ATGGCTGATACAACAGCACAGAAG GTTCAAGAATACAAAGATTCTCTTAAAACTAAG GCCGAGCAACTGCTGTTAAAAGGATTTCCCGAGAAGATTGTTAAGTTAAACGAATTGTTGGAGACACCTGGATTCTGTAACAGAAAACTATCGGATGTCCATCAAGACTTAAACGTGCCTATTCCAGATCCAATAATTCTCAATCATTCCGAAGATGTACCTCCTACAAAGAAGCTGAAAGTAGACAATAGCATAGACAATACTACTGGAACCAAAGTAATGGTATTACCAAATGGACCTGTACCTTGTAACAAGCCTCTTTGCGATCTGATTTGCATAGTTAAACCGTATATTCGACAATTGCTGGAAGATTCTAACTTG TTGAAAATGTGGGTTTCCTATCTAATTCCAAAAATAGAAGATGGAAATAATTTTGGAGTGTCTATTCAAGAAGATACGCTTGCTGAAATACAATCTGTCGAAAGCGAAGCTGCCGCATTTTTCGATCAAATATCTAG GTATTTCATCTCTAGAGGAAAGGTCATTAGTAAAGTTGCGAAGTATCCACACATTAGCGATTATAGAAGAGCAGTTCAAGAATTAGATGAGAAAGAGTATGTGAGTTTGTGGTTAGTTATGTGTGAAGTCCGTAATCGTTACTGTTCTCTACATGACTTGGTCATCAAGAATTTGGAGAAGATCAAAAAACCTCGTTCTTCTAATGCGCAATCCTTGTATTAA
- the Reg gene encoding proteasome regulator gamma isoform X1 — MADTTAQKFVLQVQEYKDSLKTKAEQLLLKGFPEKIVKLNELLETPGFCNRKLSDVHQDLNVPIPDPIILNHSEDVPPTKKLKVDNSIDNTTGTKVMVLPNGPVPCNKPLCDLICIVKPYIRQLLEDSNLLKMWVSYLIPKIEDGNNFGVSIQEDTLAEIQSVESEAAAFFDQISRYFISRGKVISKVAKYPHISDYRRAVQELDEKEYVSLWLVMCEVRNRYCSLHDLVIKNLEKIKKPRSSNAQSLY, encoded by the exons ATGGCTGATACAACAGCACAGAAG TTTGTCTTGCAGGTTCAAGAATACAAAGATTCTCTTAAAACTAAG GCCGAGCAACTGCTGTTAAAAGGATTTCCCGAGAAGATTGTTAAGTTAAACGAATTGTTGGAGACACCTGGATTCTGTAACAGAAAACTATCGGATGTCCATCAAGACTTAAACGTGCCTATTCCAGATCCAATAATTCTCAATCATTCCGAAGATGTACCTCCTACAAAGAAGCTGAAAGTAGACAATAGCATAGACAATACTACTGGAACCAAAGTAATGGTATTACCAAATGGACCTGTACCTTGTAACAAGCCTCTTTGCGATCTGATTTGCATAGTTAAACCGTATATTCGACAATTGCTGGAAGATTCTAACTTG TTGAAAATGTGGGTTTCCTATCTAATTCCAAAAATAGAAGATGGAAATAATTTTGGAGTGTCTATTCAAGAAGATACGCTTGCTGAAATACAATCTGTCGAAAGCGAAGCTGCCGCATTTTTCGATCAAATATCTAG GTATTTCATCTCTAGAGGAAAGGTCATTAGTAAAGTTGCGAAGTATCCACACATTAGCGATTATAGAAGAGCAGTTCAAGAATTAGATGAGAAAGAGTATGTGAGTTTGTGGTTAGTTATGTGTGAAGTCCGTAATCGTTACTGTTCTCTACATGACTTGGTCATCAAGAATTTGGAGAAGATCAAAAAACCTCGTTCTTCTAATGCGCAATCCTTGTATTAA
- the Rpn6 gene encoding regulatory particle non-ATPase 6, which yields MAGVMLFERAQAVSMTNRSEGISLLNEIISDPNIGVADDDEDNIRIKEQGILHLGELYKKEGKAKELAELIKATRPFLSLISKAKAAKLVRSLVDFFLDLEAGIGIEVQLCKECIEWAKEERRTFLRQSLEARLIALYFDTSMYSEALQLGSALLKELKKLDDKQLLVEVQLLESKTYHALSNLAKARAALTSARTTANAIYCPPKMQAALDLQSGILHAADERDFKTAYSYFYEAFEGYDSVESPKALTALKYMLLSKIMLRTPEDVQSIMSGKLAVKYAGRDLDAMRAVAEASSRRSLADFQTAVKKYRDELEDDVIVRAHLGSLYDAMLEQNLCRLVEPYSRVQVDHIATCISLPLAQVEKKLSQMILDKKLRGVLDQGEGVLIVFEDTPRDKTYELALDTIHSMGKVVDTLYQKAKRLT from the exons ATGGCTGGTGTAATGCTATTTGAACGAGCACAAGCGGTTTCAATGACGAATCGTAGCGAGGGTATTTCCCTTCTGAACGAAATCATCTCCGATCCCAATATCGGTGTCGCTGACGATGACGAAGACAATATTCGAATAAAGGAGCAAGGCATTTTACACCTCGGGGAACTTTACAAAAAAGAAGGCAAAGCGAAAGAATTAGCTGAATTAATCAAAGCTACTAGACCATTTCTGAGTCTAATCAGCAAGGCCAAAGCTGCTAAACTCGTACGTTCTTTGGTGGATTTCTTCTTGGATCTAGAAGCTGGCATTGGAATTGAG GTTCAATTATGTAAGGAATGTATAGAATGGGCAAAAGAAGAACGTCGAACATTTTTAAGGCAATCTTTGGAGGCACGTTTGATAGCATTGTACTTTGATACCAGTATGTACAGCGAAGCGTTGCAGTTAGGATCAGCTTTATTGAAGGAACTCAAAAAGTTGGACGATAAACAACTATTGGTCGAAGTGCAATTGTTAGAGAGTAAAACGTATCATGCCCTAAGCAATTTAGCAAAAGCGAGAGCAGCTCTCACCAGTGCTAGGACAACTGCTAATGCAATTTACTGTCCACCTAAAATGCAGGCTGCGCTAGATTTACAGTCAGGAATTCTACATGCTGCCGATGAACGAGATTTTAAAACGGCGTACTCTTATTTCTATGAGGCATTCGAAGG GTATGATAGCGTTGAAAGTCCCAAAGCACTAACAGCTCTGAAATATATGTTACTGTCAAAGATTATGTTACGCACGCCCGAAGACGTTCAGTCGATTATGTCCGGAAAGCTGGCGGTCAAGTATGCCGGTCGGGATTTGGATGCGATGCGCGCAGTCGCCGAAGCAAGTTCGCGACGATCGCTGGCGGACTTTCAAACTGCTGTAAAAAAGTATCGCGACGAGTTAGAGGACGATGTGATTGTACGTGCTCATCTCGGTTCTCTGTACGATGCCATGCTCGAACAAAACTTGTGTCGCTTGGTTGAACCTTATTCTCGCGTACAG gtcGATCACATCGCCACCTGCATATCATTGCCACTCGCTCAAGTGGAAAAGAAACTCTCACAAATGATATTGGATAAGAAACTGAGAGGTGTGCTCGATCAGGGCGAAGGTGTTCTAATTGTTTTCGAAGATACTCCACGAGATAAAACTTACGAACTtgcattggatacgatacatAGTATGGGAAAAGTCGTGGATACGCTCTATCAAAAAGCGAAAAGACTCACTTAG